The genomic window AAATTAGAATAGTCAGACGTATTAGAACGCAATTTGCGTTCCGAATTGCTAACCGGATTAATTCTAAATCACATGGTCATTTGGGTTTTTTGGAACAACAAACCAAAATAGTGGTAgtattttgaaaaataaaaaagtGATAGTTTTTGTAACCCTAGCTTGTAACGAGGTAGTCTTTTACTATATACATGCCAACGCACCACCACGAATTTTGATTTATGTCTCTTGCTCCTTACAAGGTATTTGAGGTATTGGTAGCTCTGCCGATTGAAGATAATTGCTGAAGATTACCCAAATGTGTATCAGAGAATCGTTTAACTTGCTGATCGGTAATGATCCTATTCAACTTGCTGATTAGTAACAATCATATTCAACTTGCTGATCAGTAGTAATCCTAAGTGCCCTCACCGATGGCAACAACTGCCATCTTCACTCAAACCTTTATTTCCTCCTGTGTGCACTAATTGTAAGGCATTTAACTGTGAAGCCTTTGAGGAGTTGATGGGCGGTGTGGATTATGAACTCGATCTACAGCTTGACAGGAGTGCTCTGACTCCGAGATGATGATGTACTGATGTAGGCCTTCTTGTATTAACAGTTGGAATATGTCATGTTAAAAGCAACTAGGTTGTATGGAGTTTGCATCTCAGCGCCCGTGTAAGCTATATGGAGTACTTGTCAAACTTGAGAGCCCAAGACTTTTTTGCTGAATGGAGGAAGTTCAGGCTCTGATTAGTTTTATCTGTCACATTTTGATTACACAAAGTGCTGCTGTTTAGGCAATTTTTCAGACTAATTTTCCACGTTTGTCTGAATGTTGTATTTACTGTAAAGTGATAAACCATTCTATGGAGAATTCAACTTGAACAATGTACATCAAAGTATAATGTTCATACTCCAAAATTTGCAATTCAACACTACCATCTATCCAAAGCAGAATTTGGATTACATTTTACAAATGATGTCCTTCCATTGCACCATTCACGATGAATACCAAAACAAATGGACTCACTTCCTGCTCATCCAAAAAACCACGAGATGGAATCGCTGTGCACGCACAGGTCAACCAAATGTTCCCCTGTGCAAGAGCAAATGAGAGGAAAGCTACGACTAAGACTGAAAATGCAGTAAAAGAGAAGGCTCCTACAATGGTGGCATAGTGAACATCCCTGACGGTCATCGTTGCTCCAATTGAAGCTGCACAAAATACCGCTCCAAAGAGACCGGCAACCACCAAGTGACTGTCCTTCGGAACTAGGTCGTGCAAGTAGGGGAGGAGTCCGAGCGAACCTCCGACTGCAGCCCATAGCAGCTCATTCGAGGTGCCCGAAACCGGCGCTTGACCGGCCGCCGGTGCTGCTGAACCGGAGACGCCGGGCTCCTGCCCCCGCCGGTGGGCCGCCAATGCCCCCGCCGCTTCCAAGGCCAGCAGCTTCGCAGCGCTTGCAAAAACCACGTCGAGCTCTGGGTTCGTAGATACCTTATCCAATGCGGCGGCGGCCTCCTCCAGCCACCGCGCGGCCGCTGTTGTCGCGTCTGCAGCTGCGGCGAAGGTACGTAGCGCCACGGTAACCTCCGCCGATGGATCGGCGAGGATGTGATGCCCGACGAAGTAGTGGGACAGCTCCTCGGCGCGGCGGATCAGAGCCGTCAAGTCCCTCCCCTCCGCTTCCGAGTTATCGACCGACGGGCCATCGACATCGACGACGTGGTTGACGCCATTGGAAACGCTCTGGCCCTTGGAGCAACCTCCCTCCTCCCTGGTGCTCACGGCTCACCCCGGGGAAGGGGGATGGAAAGCAGCCGGCGATTTCCGCCTTCTTGCGGGCGGATGCCGCCTTCTCCTTCTCGCTCAGAGCAGCGGGTGCTGCCGCCGCCTTCTCCTTCTCGCTGGGAGCAGCGggtgccgccgccgccttccccttcTCGCTGAGAACAGCGggtgccgccgccgccttctccttcTCGCTGAGAGCAGCGGGTGcctccgccgtcttctccttctccTCGCCAGGAGATGCCTTATCTCGCTCTTCTTTGTGGTTCTTGGacctggagtcggccgccgcctcctcttccgCCTTGGGAGCCGGTTGCGGCTCATGTCCTTGCTTCCCTATGTCGGCGGACGACGATGGCGTCGGAGAACGACGAGGCGAGGCCGCGCCCCTGGTGCTGTTGCCGTTGGAGGGCTTGTCGGCGTCGGAGGCCATCGGGTTCTTGGCGAGCGGCGAGGTCGAGGAGGGCGAGGTCGACCGCCCCTTGGCGAGCGGCGACGGGGTCGGAGGAGAAGGAGAGCGAGGGGGCGAGTAGCGCCGAGTCCGATCGCCGGATAGGTCGTCGTTGCCGGAGGGGCCATCCCGCGTCGGCGAGGTGGAGGCGGGCGAGCGGTGGAGCAGCGGCTTGCTCTCGTCGGCGTCGCTGTCCATCGCCTCCGAGAGCGAGCGAGGAGAAGCAGGCGGGCGGATGCGATTTGGGGACGGGATGTGTGCGGTTCGGGGAGGGCCGGGGATTCGGGCGAGTTGATTTGGGGGAGGGCTGGAGGTGGATGGAGGAGAAGCCAACTGGGGAGAGGTTTATGAGGGAGGGGATGATCTGGGCTGAGGAGCGGGAAAACAGAGGGCAGAGGCGTTTGAGACAAGAGAGGCTGCCGCCCCGCCTGTAATCTCTGTTTCAGCAGAAAAGAAACTGAACCTCCTCATCTGCCTGCCTCTAGAAACATCAAGGGTAGAGCGGCAGCTGAAATCTCAGATCAGATGCAGAGGGCCCAGGCTGAGCTCACATTCTAGTCTAGTTCCTACTGTTGTTTTTAGCTCAAGCGCCAAGCTTGGCCTTTTTACAAACTCTGATGAGTTTGAAATGCTTCTTTTCGCTCCTTCTGGGCTTGCACAGTTTGCAATTCATCGATGAAGCGCAATGCCGTTGCTTTTTCGTCAAAGATAGATAAATCAGCATATAAAGCCAGGAGGTGTTGTGTTGTTCACCGGGACTGCAATGGTGGAACTTCAGCACCTTCTCCTGAAGAACACGAGGGATGGCTCAAATTATAGCCCCAGATAAAATGAAGACCCATGAAAAGAAGATTCATGCTAGGCGTGTCGGCTGCGCAAGTATGGCATTGGAACCGAATTGGCGAGGAGAAATACCAAGTTGGGTATTAGATTCCACTAAAAAAGAGTTTGACATTAGATGCCCCAACTGCCCCGGAGAAGAATGGTTAAGTTCTTGAGGCTCTGCTATGTGAACAAGCTCAACAGTGTTTTGCCCCAATCAGCGCTAAGAGCATTTTGTTGAAAAAGAATCAAACCAAGAGCACAACCTTGAAATTGGGATTTGTTTGAAAATGACGCTTTTCTAAGCTCAACTTCATTTTGttgaaaaagaatcaaacaaagaGCACAACCTTGAAATTGCGATTTGTTTGAAAATGACGCTTTTCTAAGCTCAACTTTTGGATCCTCTCCTTGTGGCAAGTGAAGTGCCTCGAGTGACCGCCTTCTCCGCGGGAGTTGGGAACCTCCCCATAAGACAAGTCTCATGCCGAGCAGAGGGCCCTCGTTCAAGGGTGCATCCGTGCATGGTGGAATTATTCGAATTTTTGGTAGATTGAATTTTTAAGACTACACAAATTGTTGACCCGAATGCTTAAATTACAGTCCGTTGTGTTTCTCATGACGAGCTTTACATAACTAGATCCATAGTTGATAGGTTCCGGTGAATTTCGATGACATTTTATATTAATGTAATTGCTATTTTTATCATACTGCCTTGTGTGCTGTAAATATACTGCCTTAATTGCAGTGCATTTTTTCCATGAGTTTACGGCTCATATTGCTTTGTTAGTACGGACGCAGATGCATTGTTTCCTCTTTGCGTGTTGGGTTGTTTTTTTCAGAGTACGTCAATAACGTATCATATTTTTATAAAAGGCAGAAGATAAGTACAAAACACTACGACTTGTTGCGAACAACAAGTGTAGTTTGAAGACCACAAACACCACACCCAACTAACCAAATGATTAGCCATCACAACTATTAATAACACAACATAAAGGGCCTGCCCTAAACCAATCCTCAAGCCGCGTCTCGAAAAGCACCGATCACCTCGAAGAGCAACATCTTCAACTGGATTTTCCTTGCCAGCACACCATCACCCTTGAATGCCTAAGAGGAGGCGATGGGTGGATGGCGGGAATCGGTTTATCCCGTTTATCCCGAGAAAGCCACCGTCTTGGACTCCCCGGCAGTTGCGTACATAGCGTCCATGAAGATCAACTTGGTGGGCCAGCAGCGAGCACCGGAGAACCATAACACACATACTCCGAGGCAGCTCTCCACACGCGATGCTCCGAACAGAGTAACGACGCCAAGACGCCGTCATCGCCAATCCGGCATGGACCAAGGCTTCTTGGGTCACACCACTGCCATGGAAGCACCTCGCCATCGAGCCCATAACATTGCAGAACACCAACACCCCCACACGGCCGAGGGCACACAACTAAACTTCCACCTCTTGCACGGCCAAAAACTGTAGCTTCAACCCCTCTCCAACTGCGACAAAACCAGGAATTGCCGGCACTACAAGCAGCAACTAGTCACAATACTCTGGTGGACAGTCATGCAGCAGCTACAATCCGGGAACTCATAAGAAGCGATCCTCCATGATGCGCAGGCCAGACGCACCGCTGCAAGCGGAGATGAGCACACCAAGCCTCACTCCCGGCCCCAAGCGCCACCAACACCATCACCCATTGTGGCACCACCGGTCTAGATCCGATCCGCGCACCCCTCCATCTCCCACGGCTCCGACGCCATCTTCCATGCCAGCTTCAGCATAGGAGACCCCGCACGCCCAGCCACCGTAGCGGCTCCCAGCCGTAGCTCCTGGCCGAGATCCACTACTCTGTCGCCACCATGGTCGGGTCATGATGCATCCACCACCTCCGATGCCGGCGCCACCAGAGAGCCTCCACTGCAAGCTCGAGGTCGTCCTCTGCCTCACCATGTGCACGTCTCACCGCCCCGGAATAGACCACCCCGTGTCGCCCGCTTGACATCGCTCCCCCGCAGGAGGGAGGCCCATCAGGGCGCGCCGCTCTCGCCCGCCGCCACCACTGCCGGTGGCGGTGACCGTGGAATTGGAGGGAGGAGGGGCTCATGGAACTAGGGTTTGCTCCTCCGAAGCCCCCCGCATGAGAGGCctaggagggagaggggaaagcgCTAAAGAGTCCCCCACCGTTTTGTTAATAACATATGTCTTATTGATGCCCTCACAATATGATGTGTTGTGGCAGAAGTGCGCTCTGCGCTTATCCGAGTCCTACAATATCTGAACCATAATGGTCTCTTTTTCCAAGCTTGTCAACACTCTTTAGTAATAAAATCAAAATGTGCATTTTATAGTTTCAACAAAAGCTGAAGATTTTAACTCATGTATGTATAGTATACAAAGTACCTATAAATTCCCATGAGAAAGAAGACAAAAACAAATGGCTAAAATAACAACCTTATGTGTTCCTAAATCACTCCTTTTCCATAGGTGCAAGAAAGCATGTTTTCCACCAAACTCTGAAAATAGATAGGTTGTTGCAAACATGTATATATGTTATTTTTAAAAGAATTTTAACACATATATAGTTGATTAACATATGGAGTGTCGTATAGAAAGTGATTTCCAAATGCATGTGAACAAGGTTAGTATGCTCATTTTCCCCGTTTCACTCCTCACATTAAGTATTTGCCCTCCTTCTGAAACTTTCATGTGACATCCTTTCTTATTATTGGCTTCACCCACACTATATACGTATAACGAGGATTACATATCCACATCAAGAATTGTGCTTTCGTGTAAATAAATAAACATAAATACTAGTGGTAACTCCGGACTCCCAAGAACACATTTATCTCCATTGTAGTTTCCATCACTTTCATCACTATCTCAATTTCACTTATTACTCTTGCGTATTTTAGTTCTTGCTCCCATACTCCTGAAATATTTCCACTTTTGCACCCCTTTGCTTGGGATCTAAAATAACTTGTAGGCACATTCCAATAAACATCTACAAGGGGCAAAAGACCATTTCCTAACATCTATATGGGATCAATACTCTTAATCCGAAAAGGCTATAACTAAATCATGTGCATTTGAAGGACATCAAGCTTTTCCTTGTGCTGTAGCTGGGGTGCTAAACTCCCTTGGATTTTTTCTTAATATTTGGAAGGAGATGTGAATGTTCTCTTGGATCCAAACACTCTAAATCAAGGATGTGGCAATTGCTTAGTGGAACTGGCAAGTACATCACTGACCGGCTAAGTGGAAATGCAAGCATCCTATGTCTGACATCCATAGTAAAATTCTCAAAAGTAGTTGTCGCTTGCTATTGCGCCTTAGTAAGATCTTTTTTGTCCAAACAGTACAACTTGGTGCTTACCTGTTGGTTCTTTTAGTTACATAAATCTTACATGTGTCTATCAACGATGTAGGTGAAGTTCTCATCTTTAAGTTGGACACATGATGGGAAAGTGTTTTCCCATGGCTGATATAGTACACCTTGGTTTTCCTACACACAAATTTATAGATTTATTGTTATATAATGTCAATTATCCTTGAACATATCTTATGGCTAAATcaacaagagaagaaacccaatttGTTTGATGATATTTTGAATATCACAGAGCTTGTATGGACTTCACTATAACTCCTTAAGTATGTCATTGTTGATTTCATCAATCTTAGCTAAATAAACAAAAATGTGATCTTATTTCAAAATTTGCTAATTTGCCCTATCTACCCCAATGGTTTCATGGAGAATGAGTTGCCATATGACTTTCATTTTTTGCCTCAAAGTAtaccctaagagcatggttaatagtatagtcaATAACCGCCTATAGCAAACATGTATAGTAGTTAGTAATTAAGAAGTGCTACTTTATTAATACATGACCCACCTTACACTCTTACAATATTCTTGGAGTTTGTGCTGCAGCTGGCTGTTAATCTACAGTCTgcttcccttctctctcctcttctctctcatcCAACTCAGCAAAAGTATATTATTTTAATCCTTACAACATGTTATCTGTATGTTATTAGACTTGCTCTAATGCATTGGGAGTATCCTTAATCCCATAAACAGGGAGGGAGCATGCATGCTTGTTCTTTAGCTGATTATGTGGGTTGAGTGCCATTAACATGCCTAATTGGCATATTGGTCGTACCTAACTGCCCTTCGCCTTATATTCCCGGATGGTGGGAGAAGCATATGGTATGCCATTTATATATATGGGATGCTCTATAAAATTTTGTTTTAACTTGCTTTAACTTACATATTTTTTGCAAGATCATACAGATTGCCTTGACGAAGACTCTACTTAACAATTGAATATAGCATGTGATTTTTACCACTGATTCTTCCAGACATTTTTTCCAAAGGCTCTTTATTGGCGAGTATTAATTTCCTGACTGAAAAATATTTAACGTGATGACCAATGGCGATGCTATATGGTCATTCTCAATAGCTACTTGCTCTACCAAATTTGTTGATGTGAGTTATGTTAGCAACTGTTGTTATTTGTCATGCCTTCTTTATACCGCAAAGGAAAGCATGTATTATTAATTCCTCGGGTAGATCCATTAATAGCACGGTGTTGTTGCATCTTCTCCCGACACTTAGGAGTGTTCATGATCACGTTTGCAGCCAACAAAGTGGTGACTACTTTGTCCATGACAAGCGGCGTGAGCTTTGATTGTACCTCACTTGCTGCTGGACTTAGCACAACTCAAACACTTGGCGGAGCACAACCTCAGTCACTGCCTCACTAGATAAACCGTGTGGCTCATAGAAACATGGATGGCACTACTCATGATCACCTCATGGTGGGTCGACCTTGCATCGAACACCTTATGCACATCCATGTTGGTGGCTACCGGTGGTTAAAACCTTTTAAGGTCTGGAAGAATTTTCTGGTGGATTTGTGGAGAAACTGGAAGAAATTCGGTGGACATATCAGCTCTAGCTCTGAATACCAACTATCATGTCCCAAAATGAGCATGTAACAAATCGATACACACCACCGCTAAGTCACATGAATCAGTAGGAATTGGACTTGATAATGATTTTTTGTGGCTACAATCAAACCATGAGTTGCTGGTACATGAGGAATCAAGGATGGGAGGAGCCCAATCAAGGGTATAAAAGAGAAGATAAGCTTGTCTcacaggagggggaggaggaagaaggccaaGCCAGATATGTTCTATTTAGTTCTTTCGTTGGTTGCCGATCCCTGCCTTTTGTAGCTGCAGGTTAGGCTTACTAGCCCAAGTCCATATAACCCACGACCCAACAACATATGGCCCAATCTGATAGTAGGTGTGGGTATTGCACCACGGGGTGGGGcgagatgggggggggggggggggggggcagatccTATTTGGCGCGTAGGTCGCCAAATAGTGACCAACCGCGTACCCCACGCTCCCCGCTATGTACACTTGGGCCAGCCCAACTAGCTCCtttccggttttgggaaggttctagaaccaaCCTTCCCATACCGTTTCTTTGTGTTTTACCTTTCGCCTTTTCCTTTTCAATTCTTGTTctttcctttatttttttatttttcttcttctttgcatttaattttaaattcatgaacattttctgaaatttgtgaacaattctCAAATTGGTGACTTTTTGAAATTCATTTTTTTTTAAATTGTGACCAATATTTTAATTCGTGAACTTTTATTCAAGTTGGTGTCATTTTTTCCCCAAAATTGTGATCAATTGTTTTTAAAAGTTTGGGGACATTTTTCAAAATTTGGGAACattgtttttcaaattcatgattttttgaattcttgaacatttttttagTTGCTGAATTTTTTTTCGAATAGAAGAAGAatttttgaaatttatgaacattttctaaatcatGAATAGattttcatttttttgcattttttaaatccgtgaacatattttgaaatccaAGAAATATTTTCAACTTTATGTGTATGTTTTGTGCTTATCAACATTATTggaaacattttttttccaaattcatggacATTATTCTGTAATTCTGAACATTTATTGAAATTGTGAAGATTTTTGGGAATCcaagaacattttttttgaaactcagAACTATTTTTTGTAATCTTATTTTTTTCGGATTTGGGATTCCTGAACATTTTAAgtgaaaaaagcaaaaaagaaacaaaaaaaggaaaatgaagaacagaAAAAAACTGGGGCGCTCTGCCCCGTATATGGGCCGGTCCAAAGCACGCATGAACAGTAAATTCtgataaaaatagtaaaaaaatcaaaaaagattTTTCTTGGATGAAGATCAACAAATTTGATAGCatcatgcaaaatttcatcatgaaAAGACAACCGTGGAGGCCTATAAAAATTATAAAAATCAGGACTCAAAGAGACGCATTTTGGAGCACTCTTTTTTGGTTTTTCGGCAGACACCTCTCCCGATGTCTTTTCGTGGTGAACTTTTGCAGGATGTTACAAAATTTGTTGATGTTCATCcataaaacaatgcaaaaaaagatatttttttgattttttttggattAGAGTATCACTTTTGGTCCCAGACGTTAGTTCGGCCAATGGTGGCGGAACCGGGCGACATTGAGTGCTGGTCATCATCGTTCAAGCTAGCCATCGTTCAAGCTAGCCACCGGGCGACATTTCGCGAAGCGTCAGCCACGGGTTCCTGGCACGCCTCCGTAAGACCAGACCAATCGACCAAGGCGAAGGTAGCGTAAACATATACGGTACGTATACACAGCAAGCCGTCCGTAGCTAGCCAGGACTATCTTAAATTTCGTTTTCTTATTTGACACTGAAAAACGTTTGCTTACCTATTTAACGACGAGCGCTTTTAGAGAGAGACGCTCCCCGACCCCGTGCGGCACCCAAACTCTCCCGACTCTCCCGACCCCCGTGCGGCCGCCGCCGGGCCGCACCGGGCGGCCACCACCAGACTCCCCTCGACCTCCTGCGCCTTCCCCTCTCTCTGCCGCCGCCGGCAATGTCGCTGGGCAAAGGACCCGTGGCGCGGCGGTGGCGGACCTCCTCTGCGTCTTGGATCTGAGGTGGCGGCGGCCCGATCTTTGTCCCCTACGCGGTGATGGCGGGCAGCGGTGGCCGGGGCGCGTTGGTGGGCCTGCTGCAGTCGGCGGGGATGGCAGGAGGCGGCGACGTGGGCTCGATCTACACAAAGGCGAGCTGCTGCCGTCACGTCAAACTGATGCCTCTCATCGGTTGCGGCTACGGTTCGCGGAGGTTTACAAGTTCTGCCACGCATCACGAGGATTATGGCTGTGGCGATCTCCTCCTCTGTCGGAGGTGGTCGGCCGGTTGTGGCTGGTTTGGCGGATCTCGCGATCTGTCATCTAGTTCCGATTGTGGTCCTTGTGCTCTTCTCGTATCAAGGCAATCTCCTGCTTGATCGGTCCTCCTCGATCTAGCCATTGACGTGTTCCAGAACAACCGCCAGAGAATTTGCTAAGGATACCTGTATCAGTTAGTTGTTGGTCGTGCACGTCCATACCAGCCTACGAGGTTCTGAGGGCGTGGCGCAAAGCTTTGTTGACTGATGACACCTTGGGACATGTCGGCTTCTCGATTTCCATGGTGGAGATGACAGTGGAGAAGGTCATGGTGGCCGAGATCGGAGAATCAGTTACACGGACGGAGTCTTGGAAGCGATGGAGTCAGCCAGGTGTTAGATGACTCTCAGTAGCAGCAGTGATAAGTGGGGCGGCAACACTGGCGGATTTCATCTTTGGTGGTACCCCTCGGGTGCCGAGTCGTGACTTTTAGGGTAAAAACTTAAGGTCCGGCCTTCATTGGTTGTGCCTGGCGATTGCCTTGCTGAAGGAATTGTTTTGAGAGCGCGTACTTTCTctagggtgaaaacctaagatcttgGATCGGACAACGACAACGCTTGTGCACTGTTTCCTTCATGGAGCCGTTGCTTTTGGAAACCTTTTAAGTTTTTCTGGTGTTGTATTTGGTGGTGGTATGAGTGCTACTGTTGAGAGGAGTTGATTGCTGTGgcgggatttttttcttttctcttttggcTATGTGCATCATGgatatctcgatgatatcttgtaGGTGCAGAGACTGGGTGTAATTGGCATCAtcgtgatattaatatattccctttttaaaaaaaaatctaacGACGAGTCTAAATATTATGCCCTTATGACATTTTTGTCCATTTTAAGACTAAATGACACCTACAAAGATCCTTTGCCCCTCATGTCGTATGCGTGTGTACGGGACAATAGCACACACACAACATCCATGCAGGGCAGTAGCACACGACACACACGCAGCAGCACAtacacatgcacacgcacacacagcaGCAACACACACATCAACACGCACACCGAGCAACACATATAGCAGCACAGACACACAACAATGCCACACAgcagcgcgcgcacacacacatcgcACACACAGCAGCACACACCGAGCACCACACACAAACACGTAGcagcacacacacaaacacgcagcAGCAGCACGCCCGTGCACACAATCATATCACATGAGGGGCAAAAGGATCCTCTCAAGTGTCATTTAGGCTTAAAATAGACAAAAGTGTcttaaaaggcataaaatttagactcaTTGTTAGATAGAGAAGAAATCATTAGTCGGTGTCAAATAGAGCATAAATTTTAAACACTGTGTTAAATAAGAAATTCTCTCATATATTTACGCAAGAAAAGAAGAAGCTAGGtgccgcaaaaaaaaaagaaaaaaagaatcgCGTGTGTGCTCCGGTTCCATCTAGTTGCAACGTTTGTAAACTTGACGACCGAGTCCAGCTCATGTTGCCATTGTGTGCATGCAATGCATGCTGGCGGATGGTCTACGGCACCAAGGCCGGTCGGACCCGTACGTACTGCGTCCGGCCTTTATAAAACTAGCTGGCTACTTCCCTTATCCCGGTTCGATCTCTCGCGGCGAAACATAAGTTGGCTGATCAACTGCTCAAAGAAAAGGTTCGCTGGTCGGAAAAGGAAAACCTCAAGGCACCTCTGCGAAACGAAACCGGCAAGTCGCCCGGGCATACCGACGATCGACCGGCCGGCCGGCCGGAAGGTTAGCCATGAACTCCGCCTTAATGTGCTGCGCGGCGCGGCGAGCGCGTGAAGCAAGGGACAGGGTGGCGATCGGCGTCCCGCTCACGGAGCCGTTGCGGATGCGAGCAGAGGGCGAGGCCTGGGTGGCCATCGGCGTCCCGCTCATCGAGCCTCATCCCCGGCGCAAGCCTAGCCCCTGGGAGACGCCTTTAATCTGGGTAAGATGATGCACGCTCCGTCGAGCTCTGGATCTTTTTACACCTTGCGTTTGTAAGATGATGCACGCTCCGTCCCGCTCATCGAGCGCCGGATCTTAGTAAGAAAGGTGCTTATAGGTTTTGAGACATTACACAAAGGAGAAACCCATGCAGTGCTTACAAACGTGTCCATGTTTTCGTAATGAAAGATCACACAACTGAGTTTTGTGcaaaataagaaaatataaatgaaTTCGGGCAACAAGTTAATTACATACCTTGTACTACTCTCCGTGGCAAATCTTTTGTGTCTATCAATTATTTGTTTTTGCACATCTCGAAATTTTCAATCTCTGACTATATACCTGAAACAGAAAGTGCAAACGGACATAATAACATCTCCCTTGCATTTGTTCTTTGCAGTTTTTTGCGATCACCGGTGGAATTGTATTTACAGTTATGATCGCCATAATGGATGCGTCACTCGGTGCGAAAATACTTTCTATATGCATATTATGGGCTTTTTTCATGACTGGAGCACTCTGGATTTTGTATGATCTCCGCCATGCTCCAGAGGACATAACATAATTCTAATCGCTTCACTTCAAGGCTGGTTTTCTTGATTGGTGTAATAATATACTCCCACTGTCTTGTAACATAATTCTGCCATGGAAATGGTTTGTTGGAACTGCCGAGGGTTGGGTCGACCTCGGACAGTCCAATAGCTTGTGTGTCTCACAAAGACACATCGACCCAACGTTATCTTTCTTTCCGAAACAaggaaaaataaagaaatattgagagTTTGCGTTATCGCTAGGGTATGAAAAATGTTTTTACTATTTCTAGGCCATGCAAAGGAGATGGTCTAGCGCTCGTTTTGATATATATGATCTGTACACTTTGGAACTGAACAAATATGGAGACACTTCGTTGACATGTACATTTGC from Triticum aestivum cultivar Chinese Spring chromosome 3B, IWGSC CS RefSeq v2.1, whole genome shotgun sequence includes these protein-coding regions:
- the LOC123066064 gene encoding uncharacterized protein; its protein translation is MNSALMCCAARRAREARDRVAIGVPLTEPLRMRAEGEAWVAIGVPLIEPHPRRKPSPWETPLIWFFAITGGIVFTVMIAIMDASLGAKILSICILWAFFMTGALWILYDLRHAPEDIT